ATGATTTCGGGGTAATTAAGCCCCCCctggttgccatagcaacgcAATGTTTTGTCAAGTATGTCAATAAATTTATCTGATCACATAGGTTGTATGTATGTTGGTTAAAAATTATTCTAGTGCTTTTCAAAAAAAGTCACCCCTCAGGGTCTCTAACCACCttaatgatattttttattagatgtaatgattattttcttattttccaAGTCTTTTAACATGCCAAAATTTAATGACTAAAGGCCTCTGGATGCGACTATGTAACGATATTACTGCCCAAAAAATAAACCTATTTTGTGTGGGCGTGGTTGTCAAGTTAACGGGGACGAATGCTTTTCAGTCGGTCATTGGGGAACTTCATCTCCTCTGGCGTCGCGTACCACCCCGGTTCCTCGGTCTTGACGAGTCCTTTGTACTGAGTCTCGGTGAAGAGTTCCCATTTCTTGGTCTGGTTGATTATGAGGGAAGAGGCGCCTCCGATATCACCCGGGGGAAATAGAGCGGTCACATCCGGGCATCCGTAGTCATCGAACGCCTGGggaatttgtaaaaaaatatatatatttaagaTTGTTAGACTCATTTATTAATCACAGAATAAAAGATCAACGAAAGCAAAGAGGATAAATATTGATCCGTCGGGCAACAAAGATCATCAAATGCATTGAGAATTTTTGAAATGCGATTGAGATTAAGGGAACGAGCAAGGAAAGGAGAAAAAGAGGAAGTAAATAAAGAAAGGAATAAGCAAGAAATAGGGAAATAAGAAGGAgtcagaaataaaaataagcatGAAGCAAGCAAGTTATCAAAGAAAggaatgtggactttaaaagcacactagcatacacacattggcaccagtcgggccaagacgggacgctagcacactcatgtgtgtatgctagtgtgcttttaaagtccacatttaaaGAAATGAACTCTGCAATCAAAAAAAGGAAGTCGTCCGCAATCAAAGAAAGGAAGTCCACAATCAAAGAAAGCCGAAGCAAGCAGGCAAAATAAGGAAGCAATCAAAGGAAGGAAGTCCACAATCAAAGAAAGGGAGCAAGAAGTCAAAGGAAGGAAGCAATCACTGGAAGGAAGCAATCAGGCAAAGGAAGGATGCAATCAAAGAAACCAAGCAAGGTCAGCAAGCAAAGTaatcaagaaataaaaaaaagaaagaaagaaagcaaTTAAAGAATTAAGTAAGCAACCAAGGAAAGAAAGGAAGAAATCGAAGGAAGGAAACAATTAAAGAAAGGAATTAAGCAGGCACttcaagaaaagaaataaaccaaaaaaaaaagaaaagaaacaagtaagcaataaaaagaaacaatcAAAGAAAGCAAAACGCAAGCGCAGCAATAAGATGTCTACCTTTCGCGATCCACCGTAATACGCATGCTCGAACACAACGGCCGTCTGTCTCGTTGTCGGGACGCTGTAAATGGAGCCTGGGTTAAAATTGAGGTCCAACTCGTCCCCAGGCTCCAATATCTGGATGTTCTTCTGGACAGAGTC
The DNA window shown above is from Nematostella vectensis chromosome 15, jaNemVect1.1, whole genome shotgun sequence and carries:
- the LOC5512948 gene encoding uncharacterized protein LOC5512948, translating into MSEVNISLFTADGLRQDLEKSDRDLTTLGVVFTSASVKAGYWIAYKTKEYNPKAGDSVQKNIQILEPGDELDLNFNPGSIYSVPTTRQTAVVFEHAYYGGSRKAFDDYGCPDVTALFPPGDIGGASSLIINQTKKWELFTETQYKGLVKTEEPGWYATPEEMKFPNDRLKSIRPR